From SAR202 cluster bacterium, a single genomic window includes:
- the proB gene encoding glutamate 5-kinase — MTTSYKYRRVVIKAGTALLTYGGSRPNLKMMATLVDQIAQLRAAGVETLLVTSGAVAAGRHVLGVQKGAKNVPFRQVLAAIGQGRLMNAYNELFDWHEIPIAQALLTRNDLGIVRQRQRKRYLNVRNTLLTLLELKVIPIINENDVVAVDELAGEGFGDNDNLSAMVANVIDADLLVMLGVVKGLFTADPNVDPEARMLEVVDEMDEKIIAMGGAPRDNKGRGGMATKLEAARLATASGIDTVIASGVEPNVLTRLAGGERIGTLFPATSTKMESRKRWMLSSLTTECDVVVDEGAAAAIHERHRSLLPAGVQEVCGTFDRGDVIAIVDSSRRRIAAGITNYDSADVDKIKGCRSDRIEEMIGNHYGEEIVHRNNMVLV; from the coding sequence ATGACCACCTCTTACAAGTACCGCCGCGTCGTCATAAAGGCAGGGACCGCGCTGCTGACCTATGGCGGATCGCGGCCGAACCTCAAAATGATGGCCACGCTCGTGGACCAGATCGCCCAGCTCCGCGCGGCGGGCGTTGAGACGCTGCTCGTAACATCCGGGGCAGTCGCCGCCGGGCGGCATGTGCTCGGAGTGCAGAAGGGCGCCAAGAACGTCCCCTTCAGGCAGGTGCTTGCCGCCATCGGCCAGGGGCGCCTCATGAACGCCTACAACGAGCTCTTCGACTGGCACGAGATCCCCATTGCACAGGCGCTCCTGACCCGGAATGACCTGGGCATCGTCCGCCAACGGCAGCGCAAGCGGTACCTGAACGTGCGCAACACTCTGCTCACTCTCCTAGAGCTCAAGGTCATCCCGATAATCAACGAGAACGACGTTGTCGCGGTGGATGAGCTGGCGGGAGAGGGCTTCGGCGATAACGACAACCTCTCTGCGATGGTTGCCAACGTCATAGACGCCGACCTGCTTGTAATGCTGGGCGTGGTGAAGGGCCTGTTCACGGCCGACCCGAACGTGGACCCCGAAGCCAGGATGCTAGAAGTCGTGGACGAGATGGATGAAAAGATCATCGCCATGGGCGGCGCGCCCCGCGACAACAAGGGGCGCGGCGGCATGGCCACCAAGCTGGAGGCGGCGCGGCTGGCGACCGCTTCGGGCATCGATACCGTGATCGCCAGCGGCGTTGAGCCAAACGTGCTCACACGGCTGGCAGGGGGAGAGCGCATCGGCACCCTGTTCCCGGCCACCAGCACGAAGATGGAAAGCCGGAAGCGCTGGATGCTCAGCAGTCTCACCACGGAGTGCGATGTGGTTGTGGACGAGGGCGCTGCCGCGGCCATCCACGAACGCCACCGCAGCCTGCTGCCCGCGGGCGTGCAGGAGGTATGCGGCACTTTCGACCGGGGTGACGTCATCGCGATAGTCGATTCAAGCCGTCGGCGCATCGCCGCCGGTATCACGAACTACGACTCCGCCGACGTGGACAAGATCAAGGGGTGCCGCTCCGACCGCATCGAGGAGATGATAGGTAACCACTACGGCGAAGAAATAGTCCACCGCAACAACATGGTACTCGTGTAG
- a CDS encoding glutamate-5-semialdehyde dehydrogenase, producing MQTAIENLNAMGASARHSGRLLARVPSAVKDAALLRIADSLASRRDEVLSANEKDIANGKRDGLSAAVLGRLVLDAKKLEAMARDVRSVAALPDPTAETFDSRVLSNGLKVAKRRVPLGVLGVIYESRPNVTIDISALCLKSGNAVILRGGKEAIHSNTALARIVKESMTASGVPADAVQFIESTDRALVGHLLEMSEYIDLIIPRGGADLVRRVAAEAKMPAITGGVGVCHIYVDRVADIEKAVRIAFTAKTSAPYACNAVDTLLVHAAIAPAFLPKIAAEMSRGGVTLHCDRRALTVLGASAARNAKVAPATDADWGQEFLALTASVKIVDSIDEAIAHIDKFGSGHTEAIVTEDYTSANRFLDEVDSGVVVVNASTRFNDGAQLGLGAEVAISTNKMHARGPMGLKELTSYKWTVLGSGQSR from the coding sequence ATGCAAACGGCCATCGAAAACCTAAACGCCATGGGCGCGAGCGCGCGCCACTCTGGCCGCTTGCTCGCGCGCGTGCCCTCTGCCGTCAAGGACGCCGCCCTCCTGCGCATCGCGGACAGCCTGGCCTCCCGCCGGGACGAAGTCCTCTCCGCGAACGAGAAGGACATCGCAAACGGGAAACGGGACGGCCTATCAGCCGCCGTCCTCGGACGCCTGGTCCTGGACGCGAAAAAGCTGGAGGCAATGGCGCGTGACGTTCGCAGCGTCGCAGCCCTCCCCGACCCTACAGCCGAGACCTTCGACTCCCGCGTCCTCTCCAACGGCCTGAAGGTGGCCAAGAGGCGCGTCCCACTGGGCGTTCTCGGCGTCATCTACGAGAGCCGGCCCAACGTCACGATAGACATCTCCGCGCTGTGCCTGAAGTCCGGCAACGCGGTCATCCTCCGCGGCGGCAAAGAGGCTATCCACTCCAACACCGCCCTTGCGCGGATCGTCAAGGAGTCCATGACGGCTTCGGGCGTCCCGGCGGACGCCGTGCAGTTCATCGAGTCCACGGACCGCGCCCTGGTGGGCCATCTGCTGGAGATGAGCGAGTACATAGACCTCATCATCCCGCGCGGCGGTGCGGACCTGGTGCGCCGGGTGGCCGCAGAGGCCAAAATGCCGGCCATCACCGGCGGCGTGGGCGTGTGCCACATATACGTGGACCGCGTCGCCGATATCGAAAAGGCGGTCCGGATCGCCTTCACCGCAAAGACCTCCGCGCCCTACGCCTGCAACGCTGTGGACACCCTCCTGGTCCATGCCGCCATCGCCCCGGCGTTCCTGCCGAAGATCGCGGCTGAGATGTCCAGGGGCGGCGTGACGCTGCACTGCGACAGGCGCGCACTCACCGTGCTGGGCGCGTCCGCAGCCCGGAACGCGAAGGTTGCCCCGGCCACCGACGCGGACTGGGGCCAGGAGTTCCTCGCCCTTACGGCGTCCGTGAAGATCGTGGACTCCATCGACGAGGCGATCGCGCACATCGACAAATTCGGCTCCGGACACACGGAGGCGATAGTAACTGAGGATTACACCTCCGCCAACCGCTTCCTGGATGAGGTGGACTCCGGCGTCGTCGTCGTGAACGCAAGCACGCGCTTCAACGACGGCGCACAGCTGGGCCTCGGCGCGGAGGTAGCGATCAGCACAAACAAGATGCACGCCCGGGGACCCATGGGTCTCAAGGAGCTTACCTCCTACAAGTGGACCGTCCTCGGCTCTGGCCAGTCCCGATAG
- a CDS encoding Uma2 family endonuclease — MLNPNVKFTVQDYMNLPESEDKRYELIEGELYMVPAPKFAHQIISKKLFRVIDEFVERGKLGVVAYAPVDVVLSVEDVMQPDIIYVSSDRESIITEDNVQGAPDLVIEILSPGTAGRDRTIKRGKYARFGVREYWIVDPQKRTLEVTTAGKKGLETVRIYPEGTKAESPLLPGLEVDLSAVFP, encoded by the coding sequence ATGCTCAACCCAAATGTGAAGTTCACAGTCCAGGACTACATGAACCTCCCGGAGTCGGAGGACAAGCGCTACGAGCTAATTGAGGGAGAGCTATACATGGTGCCGGCGCCGAAGTTTGCCCACCAGATAATCTCAAAGAAGCTATTCCGTGTTATCGATGAATTCGTGGAGCGAGGCAAACTGGGTGTCGTGGCGTATGCCCCTGTTGACGTGGTCCTCTCGGTTGAGGATGTGATGCAGCCGGACATCATATATGTCTCCTCGGACCGCGAAAGCATAATCACCGAGGACAACGTACAGGGCGCGCCGGATCTTGTTATTGAAATACTCTCCCCCGGCACGGCCGGGAGAGACCGGACGATAAAGCGCGGAAAGTACGCTCGTTTCGGCGTGCGGGAGTACTGGATCGTGGACCCCCAGAAGCGCACGCTGGAAGTTACCACTGCGGGCAAGAAGGGGTTAGAAACGGTGCGTATCTACCCCGAAGGGACGAAAGCGGAGTCGCCGCTGCTCCCGGGGCTCGAAGTGGACTTGTCTGCGGTCTTCCCTTAG